A genomic stretch from Meiothermus sp. CFH 77666 includes:
- a CDS encoding DMT family transporter, which yields MNSSISYLPFLVAVFTGLMIALLGPINALLQHKAGPWGLSTVVHVVGLTVAVLGMLLYQRSSFLGWALEPSMRVGLLVGAMLGLLTTAFLLSRGLQQGLPWYSYLGGLIGLLVVLGTVYSIQHLGVANAMTIILTSQIATAAVVGHLGLLGLAANPISLLKMIGLGVMVAGAVVVVRN from the coding sequence ATGAACTCGAGCATTTCCTACCTACCGTTTCTAGTCGCTGTTTTTACCGGCTTGATGATTGCTCTATTGGGCCCTATCAATGCTTTGCTTCAACATAAGGCTGGACCTTGGGGCCTCTCCACTGTGGTTCACGTGGTCGGCTTAACAGTTGCTGTGCTGGGAATGTTACTCTACCAACGTAGTAGCTTCTTAGGGTGGGCGCTCGAGCCCTCCATGCGTGTGGGATTGTTGGTCGGAGCAATGCTAGGCCTTTTGACCACCGCTTTTCTGCTCTCCAGGGGCCTCCAGCAAGGATTGCCCTGGTACAGCTACCTTGGCGGATTGATCGGACTACTGGTGGTACTCGGGACGGTGTACTCCATTCAGCATCTGGGGGTAGCCAACGCCATGACTATCATTCTGACCAGTCAGATCGCCACTGCAGCAGTAGTGGGGCATCTGGGCCTACTGGGCTTAGCCGCCAACCCCATTTCCTTACTTAAGATGATTGGGCTAGGG